One genomic region from Candidatus Hydrogenedentota bacterium encodes:
- a CDS encoding sugar ABC transporter substrate-binding protein gives MRGTSGILKGVTATLIAIALALCTGCGGDQTASPGPRDVASQPAKPRVALIMKSLANEFFLTMEEGAKAHQKANAGTYDLVAQGIKDERDVNRQVQLVEQMIAQDVDAIVIAPADSKLLVSACQKAMDAGIVVVNIDNKFDSGVLAERNVQIPFVGPDNRKGARLVGEYLAGKLSPGDPVAIVEGIPTAFNAIQRKLGFEDAMNAAGMKIVASQSGSWETSKANQVVSAVITENPNIKAFLCANDSMALGAVAALRAAGKLESVRVVGFDNISAAQELLKKGELLATADQHADQLAVFGIEYALKMIGGEALPEDYETPVDLVTAENL, from the coding sequence ATGCGGGGAACATCCGGCATTCTCAAAGGCGTCACGGCCACCTTGATTGCTATTGCCCTTGCCCTATGCACCGGCTGCGGCGGAGACCAGACGGCTTCCCCGGGTCCACGCGATGTCGCGAGCCAGCCAGCCAAACCCCGCGTGGCCCTCATCATGAAATCCCTCGCCAACGAGTTCTTTCTCACCATGGAGGAGGGGGCTAAGGCTCATCAGAAGGCAAATGCCGGCACGTACGACCTCGTAGCGCAGGGCATTAAAGACGAACGCGACGTCAACCGGCAGGTACAGCTTGTCGAGCAGATGATCGCACAAGACGTCGACGCCATCGTGATTGCCCCCGCGGACTCGAAACTCCTCGTATCCGCCTGCCAGAAAGCCATGGACGCCGGCATCGTGGTCGTCAATATCGACAACAAGTTCGACAGCGGCGTGCTGGCCGAGCGCAACGTCCAAATCCCCTTTGTGGGACCTGACAACCGCAAGGGCGCGCGCCTGGTCGGCGAATATCTCGCCGGAAAACTTTCGCCAGGCGATCCCGTGGCCATCGTCGAAGGCATTCCCACCGCCTTCAACGCCATCCAGCGCAAACTGGGATTCGAGGATGCCATGAACGCCGCAGGCATGAAAATCGTCGCCTCCCAGTCCGGCAGTTGGGAAACTTCGAAGGCGAACCAGGTCGTCTCGGCGGTGATCACCGAAAACCCGAACATCAAGGCCTTCCTGTGCGCGAACGACAGCATGGCCCTGGGCGCGGTGGCCGCTCTGCGCGCTGCCGGGAAGCTCGAGTCCGTGCGCGTGGTCGGGTTCGACAACATCTCCGCGGCCCAGGAACTCCTCAAGAAAGGCGAGCTCCTCGCGACGGCCGACCAGCACGCGGACCAGCTCGCCGTCTTCGGCATCGAGTACGCGTTGAAGATGATCGGGGGAGAAGCCCTCCCCGAAGATTACGAAACCCCCGTCGACCTTGTTACGGCCGAAAACCTGTAA
- a CDS encoding ABC transporter permease → MSSGRRSYIFLLDYLGLTVVLLLLIAGFSVFTENFFTLTNFRTIVNQTPDAVVIAVGMTFVLIIAGIDLSVGSVLGLSEAVLAVCLHRFGLPMPVGIAACLGTGLLCGVLNGATTITWRLPSFIVTLGMLEIARGGAYLVTNSRSIYLGTQLGGFVSLRIGGVSMMFVIAVLVVVAGQIVLSLTAFGRHLFAIGSNEESARLSGIPTQQLKAAVFALSGFLAGLAALISAARLEGVNPEDGIGYELQAIAAVVIGGTSLFGGRGSVVRSFLGVMIIAVLAGGLAQANAQEHTKRLVTGMVIVAAVIIDYYRNRLRASSVSG, encoded by the coding sequence ATGAGCAGCGGCAGACGTTCCTATATCTTTCTGCTCGACTATCTCGGGCTTACCGTCGTCCTGCTCTTGCTCATCGCGGGATTCAGCGTATTCACCGAAAATTTCTTCACCCTCACGAATTTCCGGACCATCGTGAACCAGACTCCCGACGCGGTCGTTATCGCTGTCGGTATGACCTTCGTGTTGATCATCGCGGGCATCGACCTTTCAGTGGGGTCGGTGCTTGGGCTGAGCGAGGCCGTTCTCGCAGTCTGTCTTCATCGCTTCGGATTGCCTATGCCGGTTGGAATCGCGGCCTGCCTGGGCACCGGCCTGCTATGCGGCGTCCTCAACGGCGCCACTACCATCACGTGGCGGCTGCCCTCATTCATCGTGACCCTGGGCATGCTCGAGATCGCTCGCGGCGGCGCATACCTCGTGACCAATTCCCGCTCGATCTACCTGGGCACGCAACTCGGAGGTTTTGTTTCGTTGCGCATCGGCGGCGTCTCCATGATGTTCGTGATCGCCGTTCTCGTCGTTGTTGCGGGGCAGATTGTGCTGTCGCTCACGGCATTTGGACGCCATCTCTTTGCGATCGGGTCCAATGAAGAATCGGCCCGGCTGTCGGGCATCCCCACGCAACAGTTGAAGGCGGCCGTGTTCGCACTAAGCGGATTCCTTGCCGGTTTGGCGGCGCTGATCAGCGCGGCGCGGCTCGAGGGTGTCAATCCGGAAGACGGCATCGGTTACGAGCTGCAGGCGATCGCGGCCGTCGTCATTGGCGGCACAAGCCTTTTCGGCGGCCGCGGGTCAGTGGTTCGCTCGTTTCTCGGCGTCATGATCATTGCGGTGCTCGCGGGCGGTCTGGCTCAGGCAAATGCCCAGGAGCATACCAAACGCCTCGTAACGGGCATGGTCATTGTTGCTGCCGTGATCATCGACTACTACCGCAACCGGTTGCGCGCTTCGAGTGTTTCCGGATAG
- a CDS encoding polysaccharide lyase family 8 super-sandwich domain-containing protein has product MLKTLLLAAIAFPILSVCAFAGAYEDQIADIREIKQRITAAWQTPNTDLDGTVARLLSAEKGWWAEYTLEHPGIYHHGGAFGPPLTLARAYASPQSAHHASREVLASIEAGLRYLQTMVYPGCKRVGNWWSWDIGMPIKILPMLFLLEGTMNPELYDAYVKTVTYLLRCEDEIQAQGAWQPPAQPFVGKTDTNALWVAHRCLQLAVLLENPAMAGKWSDRSFGEMGEPGDGFLQADYSYKFHGAIPMWAYGRSFLQDYAEMVKTYEGTYLGPNGAQLGRYAAMTGHFVDGFLYRGRICPALIGREISRGPETYRSSCGFAAADALAGSSHPQASHFVALAAREAGYLGWTPPQPAIEPAPPSTGVFAYPDSDFLQVTRADWALGIKMHSARNKGYESINQENLQGWFFSHGSMFYFLDGDEWRNCWPTIDWTRLPGTTAAVERKEQNESPFVGLVPVSGDTAFAAEELRAGGFQARKLWLVDGGVILCAGADIAGPGRVETTIINLPLPLDAEAVVDGQSLPNEAFETDAVASWIWAKNVGYVFLEPTRLHLLRETRQSDWHSIRGDHVGGKGSVETQAYFTAVIPHTADMPAYAYAFCPRRASSEMAEAAQAVRSSYALDINPHGARVEYPAGNAFAFWEPGVLQNVETDRSCLLVMQGEDIHVADPAWRDGPFTLKVHGRALEPVICQRGRSVMVKSAKP; this is encoded by the coding sequence ATGCTCAAGACGTTGCTTCTTGCGGCCATCGCCTTCCCCATTCTCTCGGTGTGCGCCTTTGCCGGCGCGTACGAGGACCAAATCGCCGATATACGCGAAATCAAACAGCGCATCACCGCCGCGTGGCAAACCCCCAACACAGACCTCGACGGAACGGTAGCCAGGCTGCTCTCCGCTGAAAAAGGCTGGTGGGCCGAATATACGCTCGAACATCCCGGAATCTACCACCATGGAGGAGCGTTCGGTCCGCCTCTCACTCTCGCGCGCGCCTACGCGAGCCCGCAAAGCGCGCACCACGCCAGCCGGGAGGTCCTCGCATCCATCGAAGCCGGTCTCCGTTATCTGCAGACCATGGTTTATCCCGGCTGCAAACGCGTCGGAAACTGGTGGTCGTGGGACATCGGCATGCCTATTAAAATCCTTCCCATGCTGTTTCTGCTGGAAGGGACCATGAACCCTGAATTGTACGATGCCTACGTCAAAACCGTGACGTACCTCCTCCGGTGCGAAGATGAAATCCAGGCGCAAGGCGCCTGGCAACCGCCCGCGCAACCGTTTGTCGGCAAGACGGATACCAACGCGCTCTGGGTTGCTCATCGCTGTTTACAGTTGGCTGTCCTGCTTGAGAATCCCGCCATGGCAGGCAAATGGTCGGACCGCTCGTTCGGCGAGATGGGCGAACCCGGCGATGGTTTTCTGCAGGCTGACTACAGTTACAAGTTCCACGGCGCAATTCCCATGTGGGCGTACGGCCGCTCCTTTCTCCAAGACTATGCCGAGATGGTCAAGACGTACGAGGGAACGTATCTCGGGCCCAATGGCGCCCAACTCGGCCGCTACGCCGCGATGACCGGCCATTTCGTCGACGGATTCCTGTATCGCGGGCGTATCTGCCCGGCCCTCATCGGCCGCGAGATCAGCCGTGGACCCGAAACCTACCGATCTTCCTGCGGATTTGCCGCCGCCGATGCGCTTGCGGGTTCCAGCCATCCCCAAGCATCCCATTTTGTTGCGCTTGCCGCACGCGAGGCGGGCTATCTCGGCTGGACGCCGCCACAACCCGCCATCGAACCCGCGCCGCCCAGCACAGGCGTTTTCGCTTATCCCGACAGCGATTTCCTCCAAGTCACCCGCGCGGATTGGGCCCTGGGCATCAAAATGCACTCCGCGCGTAACAAAGGCTACGAATCCATCAACCAGGAAAATCTCCAGGGATGGTTTTTCAGCCACGGAAGCATGTTCTATTTTCTTGACGGCGACGAGTGGCGCAATTGCTGGCCTACCATCGATTGGACCCGGCTTCCGGGCACGACCGCCGCCGTCGAGCGCAAAGAGCAGAACGAGTCCCCGTTTGTTGGGCTCGTTCCCGTATCCGGCGACACCGCGTTCGCCGCTGAAGAGCTTCGCGCCGGCGGTTTTCAGGCCCGCAAGCTTTGGCTGGTTGACGGCGGCGTCATCCTGTGCGCGGGCGCAGATATCGCAGGTCCCGGCCGGGTTGAGACAACCATCATTAACCTGCCATTGCCGCTCGATGCCGAAGCCGTCGTCGATGGCCAATCCCTCCCGAACGAGGCCTTCGAAACAGACGCCGTGGCCTCCTGGATATGGGCGAAGAATGTGGGCTATGTCTTCCTCGAGCCCACCAGACTCCATCTGTTGCGTGAAACTCGGCAATCCGACTGGCATTCAATTCGCGGCGACCATGTGGGCGGCAAGGGCAGCGTCGAGACGCAGGCCTATTTCACCGCGGTCATCCCTCACACCGCGGATATGCCCGCATACGCCTACGCGTTCTGTCCGCGCCGCGCTTCCAGTGAGATGGCCGAGGCAGCTCAGGCGGTCCGAAGCTCCTATGCCCTCGATATCAATCCTCACGGTGCGCGCGTCGAGTATCCCGCCGGCAACGCCTTCGCCTTCTGGGAACCGGGTGTGCTTCAGAACGTCGAGACGGACCGAAGCTGTCTGCTCGTTATGCAAGGCGAAGACATCCACGTGGCCGACCCCGCATGGCGGGACGGGCCATTCACGCTCAAAGTCCATGGCCGCGCTCTCGAACCCGTCATATGCCAGCGCGGACGTTCCGTCATGGTCAAGAGCGCGAAACCATAG